A window from Corvus cornix cornix isolate S_Up_H32 chromosome 8, ASM73873v5, whole genome shotgun sequence encodes these proteins:
- the LOC104695156 gene encoding CARD- and ANK-domain containing inflammasome adapter protein-like, with translation MNMHLSSLFTNPYAIEVLRTKKEELVQGINDPDQLLHWLIENGIFTPEKKLVLSFYRTRTEKNSRVLDILISQGERACRLFFYPCLKQVEPKLYSKIRKYVSEVNESIGDARRQLVGYLLEKDKVWVENSSEQRQGKKDRPVGKKHKGAIKKKGKVTPLSRATKPRKDHVAVDIFAAVAKGSLPELEKTLKDNDLSVLNPSSETLLHVAAANGHLSILEYLLSKGARTGAKDRKGRTALHRAAEKGHGGAVKVLLQGGASMHALDREGKTPLHWAAENNHSHILKMLLKEEARSCRNQHNFLHMAALRDESSLAKMLLEAGTSTEGKDERGQTALSYAVSRGSENTAKVLLEAGATVDSNMVERAFNSDHPSIFKILLEYSKDLSSDIKKTALFRAVQRNLHGVVAALVDRGTDINARNEIHYTPLLLACEMGKAESAQVLMEKGANLEIRTPAADTALHLAVRAGAASIADLLLHKGMDTNVRNQAEEAPLHIAALQNKGALVGLLVNAGAKTNAVTKDFVTPLHIASQRGHADVARQLLHHKAHVNAQDKQAKSPLHLAAEQGDKTMAEMLLKARADPNAQDKEKKTPLHAAATRGHLSIVEVLLANKGRAGAKDMDGCTPLHYATMKGNIDIVKILLASEKNKNIDDRNIWRKTALHIAAEYGHGEVINLLLSHGAAINALDSSRDTALHCACRAGHLSAVSALLNCPRGEKASLLAVNSLRKTPLQVAEFNKTENQAQIVTLLRKKMLITK, from the coding sequence ATGAACATGCATTTAAGCAGCCTGTTTACAAATCCATACGCAATTGAAGTCCTAAGGACTAAAAAAGAAGAGCTCGTACAAGGCATAAATGACCCAGACCAGCTCCTGCACTGGCTGatagaaaatggtatttttacCCCAGAAAAAAAGCTGGTCCTGAGTTTCTACAGGACACGAACAGAAAAGAACTCTCGGGTTTTAGACATACTCATTTCTCAAGGTGAACGAGCCTGCAGGCTCTTTTTTTATCCATGTTTAAAGCAAGTGGAGCCAAAACTTTACAGCAAGATAAGAAAATACGTTAGTGAAGTAAATGAAAGCATTGGAGATGCCAGAAGACAATTGGTTGGGTATTTACTTGAAAAAGATAAGGTTTGGGTTGAAAATAGCAGTGAACAGcgccaggggaaaaaagacagacCTGTGGGAAAAAAGCATAAAGGGGCAAttaagaagaaaggaaaagtaactCCACTTTCAAGGGCAACAAAACCTAGAAAAGATCATGTTGCTGTCGATATCTTTGCTGCAGTTGCTAAAGGCTCCCTGCCTGAGttagagaaaacactgaaggatAATGATCTCAGTGTGCTAAACCCTTCCAGTGAAACTCTTTTGCATGTTGCAGCTGCCAATGGCCATCTATCCATCCTGGAATATTTGCTCAGCAAAGGTGCAAGGACAGGTGCGAAGGACAGGAAAGGGAGaacagccctgcacagggctgctgaGAAAGGCCACGGAGGTGCAGTCAAGGTGCTTCTCCAAGGTGGTGCTTCCATGCACGCTCTGGACAGGGAAGGCAAGACACCACTTCACTGGGCTGCAGAGAATAACCACAGTCACATATTGAAAATGCTCCTGAAAGAAGAGGCAAGGAGTTGCAGGAACCAGCACAACTTTTTGCACATGGCAGCTCTTAGAGATGAGAGCAGCCTAGCCAAAATGCTTCTAGAGGCTGGTACCTCCACTGAAGGAAAGGATGAGAGAGGACAGACTGCTCTCAGTTATGCTGTTTCTCGGGGAtctgaaaacactgcaaaagtACTTCTAGAAGCTGGAGCCACTGTTGATTCCAACATGGTTGAAAGAGCCTTCAACAGCGACCACCCATCCATCTTCAAAATACTACTGGAATATTCTAAAGATCTGTCCTCTGATATAAAGAAGACAGCTCTTTTTAGAGCTGTACAGAGGAATCTGCATGGTGTTGTAGCAGCTTTAGTAGACAGAGGCACAGATATCAATGCCCGCAATGAAATTCATTACACCCCTTTGCTGCTGGCCTGTGAAATGGGCAAAGCAGAGTCAGCACAAGTTCTCATGGAAAAAGGAGCAAACTTGGAAATAAGGActcctgctgcagacacagctctgcactTGGCAGTTCGGGCTGGGGCCGCTTCCATCGCAGATCTGCTCCTGCACAAGGGGATGGACACAAACGTCAGGAACCAAGCCGAGGAAGCCCCGCTCCACATTGCTGCGCTCCAGAATAAGGGAGCATTGGTAGGCCTTTTAGTCAATGCTGGGGCCAAAACTAACGCTGTCACTAAAGACTTTGTTACTCCCCTGCACATCGCAAGTCAGAGAGGTCACGCCGATGTTGCCCGACAGCTGCTGCACCACAAAGCTCACGTTAACGCTCAGGACAAGCAGGCAAAGTCCCCTTTACATTtggctgctgagcagggagacAAAACAATGGCAGAGATGCTCCTGAAGGCCAGAGCTGATCCCAACGCACAGGACAAGGAGAAGAAGACTCCCCTGCACGCTGCAGCCACAAGAGGACACCTCAGCATTGTGGAAGTGCTGCTGGCTAACAAAGGGAGAGCTGGAGCTAAGGACATGGATGGATGCACCCCACTGCACTATGCCACCATGAAAGGAAACATAGACATCGTAAAAATTCTGCTggcctcagaaaaaaataaaaatattgacGACAGAAACATTTGGAGGAAGACAGCCCTGCATATTGCAGCAGAGTATGGACATGGAGAGGTGATAAATCTCCTCCTGAGCCACGGCGCTGCCATCAACgccttggacagcagcagggacactgcCCTGCACTGCGCCTGCAGGGCCGGACACCTCAGTGCTGTGAGCGCCCTCCTCAACTGCCCACGAGGGGAAAAAGCAAGTTTGCTTGCTGTGAACAGCCTCAGAAAGACTCCACTGCAAGTAGCAGAATTTAATAAGACAGAAAATCAGGCTCAAATTGTAACCCtgttgagaaagaaaatgttaataacaaaatga